A part of Amycolatopsis camponoti genomic DNA contains:
- a CDS encoding helix-turn-helix transcriptional regulator: MLEALGMTPDEERVYRVVVGGYRTAPGEIAGKLGVGRGEVEPILEVLLAKGLVNRADGHYVSAPPDVSLGPLLVHGQERLEAARAAVTQLAEEYRGSARRRDSAQLVEVITGVDAIRRQALAIQRGAREESLWFCLEGNVAMAASENVEEALAQARGVRYRVIYETGLLEEPGRIVNVLEGIEGGEIARSISKLPVRLAISDRRVALCPLVSHDSTGEPTAALVRESSLLSALVALFEVYWERASPLRIGDTAPTSHLDPDERRLLSLLIGGVSDKSIATQLDVSYRTVQRRLQDLMRRVNARTRMQLAWQASKLGWLDEPSPGHLLPRTGGRHPEPLSETG, encoded by the coding sequence GTGCTGGAAGCGCTGGGCATGACTCCCGACGAAGAACGGGTCTACCGCGTGGTCGTCGGCGGATACCGGACCGCGCCCGGCGAGATCGCGGGCAAGCTCGGCGTGGGCCGCGGCGAGGTGGAGCCGATCCTGGAGGTCCTGCTGGCGAAGGGGCTCGTCAACCGGGCCGACGGGCACTACGTGTCCGCGCCACCGGACGTCTCGCTCGGCCCGCTGCTGGTGCACGGCCAGGAGAGGCTGGAGGCCGCCAGGGCCGCGGTGACCCAGCTCGCCGAGGAGTACCGCGGCAGCGCGCGGCGACGGGACTCCGCGCAGCTCGTCGAGGTCATCACCGGGGTCGACGCGATCCGGCGGCAGGCACTGGCCATCCAGCGCGGCGCCCGCGAAGAGTCGCTGTGGTTCTGCCTGGAGGGCAACGTCGCGATGGCGGCGTCGGAGAACGTCGAAGAGGCGCTGGCGCAGGCCCGCGGCGTGCGGTACCGCGTGATCTACGAGACCGGCCTGCTCGAGGAACCCGGCCGGATCGTCAACGTCCTGGAGGGCATCGAGGGTGGCGAGATCGCCCGCTCGATCTCGAAACTGCCCGTACGCCTGGCCATCTCCGACCGCCGGGTGGCGCTGTGCCCGCTGGTCAGCCACGACAGCACGGGCGAACCCACCGCCGCGCTCGTCCGGGAAAGCAGCCTGCTGTCCGCGCTGGTCGCGTTGTTCGAGGTCTACTGGGAACGCGCGTCGCCGCTGCGGATCGGCGACACCGCGCCCACGAGCCACCTCGACCCCGACGAGCGGCGGCTGCTGTCCCTGCTCATCGGCGGCGTCAGCGACAAGTCGATCGCGACCCAGCTCGACGTCAGCTACCGGACCGTCCAGCGGCGCCTGCAGGACCTGATGCGCCGGGTCAACGCCCGCACCCGGATGCAGCTGGCCTGGCAGGCCAGCAAGCTCGGCTGGCTGGACGAGCCGAGCCCCGGGCACCTCCTGCCGCGAACCGGCGGGAGGCACCCGGAGCCCCTGAGCGAAACCGGCTAG
- a CDS encoding TetR/AcrR family transcriptional regulator, which produces MTDRPARRTQEQRRAEAERRVLDAAMALIARSGSRAVTLAEVGEAAGYSRGIVYHHFGSRERLLEAVVDEAQRFDVPAYQGDGLDHLVRIVEAYLRNVVRRTPAARAFLQLWGEAIAADPALAPLFARRDADFRQLLADVVRQGVADGSVRPDANPAAAAVLVVALVRGTGLQLIAQPPVRNVPALIREATRSVRAAFAVSP; this is translated from the coding sequence GTGACCGATCGGCCGGCCAGGCGAACGCAGGAGCAGCGACGCGCCGAGGCCGAACGGCGCGTGCTGGACGCGGCGATGGCGCTCATCGCGCGCAGCGGGTCCCGAGCCGTCACGCTCGCCGAGGTCGGGGAGGCCGCCGGGTACAGCCGCGGCATCGTCTACCACCACTTCGGCAGCCGGGAGCGGCTGCTGGAAGCCGTGGTCGACGAGGCACAGCGGTTCGACGTCCCCGCCTACCAGGGCGACGGCCTGGACCACCTGGTGCGGATCGTCGAGGCGTACCTGCGCAACGTCGTGCGGCGGACACCGGCGGCGCGCGCGTTCCTGCAGCTGTGGGGCGAGGCGATCGCGGCCGACCCCGCGCTGGCTCCGCTGTTCGCCCGCCGGGACGCCGACTTCCGGCAGCTCCTGGCCGACGTGGTCCGCCAGGGCGTCGCCGACGGGTCCGTCCGGCCCGACGCGAACCCGGCCGCGGCCGCCGTGCTGGTCGTCGCCCTGGTCCGCGGTACCGGGCTGCAGCTCATCGCCCAGCCTCCGGTGCGCAACGTCCCCGCCCTCATCCGGGAAGCGACGCGCTCGGTACGCGCGGCGTTCGCTGTCTCGCCGTAG
- a CDS encoding alpha/beta fold hydrolase encodes MAVPLVLVHGNPESSGVWGPLIAALGRDDAVSLSPPGFGVPASDDFPATVEGYREWLAARLEQFREPVDLVGHDWGGAHVVQIAMTRPDLIRSWASDALGLFDPGYVWHPRAQVWQQEGAGEASVKEIFSGTFEQRLAVVTALGMTGPFAERVAAGMDDGMGRAVLSLLRSAAQPVMAEAGRGLAKARRRPGLALVALADAEQASGTPAQHRSAGAAAGAEIAELADVGHWWPVTDPHRVARALTAFWSRVDG; translated from the coding sequence ATGGCTGTTCCCCTGGTACTCGTGCACGGCAATCCGGAGAGCTCCGGCGTGTGGGGACCGCTGATCGCCGCGCTCGGCCGGGACGACGCGGTGTCGCTGTCCCCGCCCGGCTTCGGGGTGCCGGCGTCGGACGATTTCCCCGCCACCGTCGAGGGCTACCGCGAGTGGCTCGCCGCGCGGCTGGAGCAGTTCCGGGAACCCGTCGACCTCGTCGGCCACGACTGGGGTGGCGCGCACGTCGTCCAGATCGCGATGACCCGCCCGGACCTGATCCGCAGCTGGGCGTCGGACGCGCTCGGCCTCTTCGACCCGGGCTACGTCTGGCACCCGCGGGCCCAGGTGTGGCAGCAGGAGGGGGCGGGCGAGGCCTCGGTGAAGGAGATCTTCAGCGGTACGTTCGAGCAGCGGCTGGCGGTCGTCACCGCGCTCGGGATGACCGGCCCGTTCGCGGAACGCGTAGCCGCCGGGATGGACGACGGCATGGGGCGGGCGGTGCTCTCGCTGCTGCGGTCGGCGGCCCAGCCGGTGATGGCGGAGGCGGGCCGCGGCCTCGCGAAGGCACGCCGGCGGCCCGGCCTGGCCCTGGTCGCCCTCGCGGACGCCGAACAAGCCAGTGGAACGCCGGCGCAGCACCGCTCCGCGGGCGCGGCCGCCGGCGCGGAGATCGCCGAACTGGCCGACGTCGGCCACTGGTGGCCGGTGACGGACCCCCACCGGGTGGCGCGCGCTTTGACGGCGTTCTGGTCGCGTGTGGACGGTTAG
- a CDS encoding RHS repeat-associated core domain-containing protein codes for MSNPLVAPVKDSTTAISGVSLLESASDLKSAIESGDWASVAMGAVGTALDALSMAMDPFGAILAAGVGWLIEHVGPLKEALNALTGNADEIAAQAETWANVAKELGSVSTDLVDMVKADLGGWSGPAADAYRQRAEDTSTLIASAQKGCEGASSGVKTAGEVVAAVRALVRDIIAELIGHLISWALQVVFTLGIGLTWVVPQVIGAVAKTASKISQLTTKLVKALKALMPLLKRAGDLFGDAGKALKNIKPGKAAPAPKHADINGSPKGLDGPKGKGGDSTSAAGDHGGGTPGGHKGDSTDTAGDKGKGSPGNGDSTGPSGAHDKGPGGGGEKSPGGNGSRGNPDGTTPQGIRGQGENNRSIGNEVCVTDPVAVSTGQMVMEEVDAGLLGVLPLVFRRTHFSGYRAGIFLGGSWVSTVDQRIEADERGVSFAAEDGTLLRYPLPGTDDWVVAESGPLRPLKRAPDGGYLVDDQELGRLLYFAPGGRRALLTSVTDRNGNAFEIVRADDGRPLEIRHTAGHRVRFETADGLVTALFAVTGDGEVELVRYAYDRRNLVSVTNPSGQPMTYTYDRAERIVGWTDRNGEWFRYHYDPAGRVVRTEGSGGFLDCVLEYDPDNRVTRSTDALGHTSEFHYNEAGQVTREVDPLGQATVSEWDARGHLLSSTDPLGRTTRYRYDELGNLVAEIRPDGTERTWDRAADGRTLVLHEAPGVATRQEFDERGNLVTVVAPDGATTRYRYDDRGFTVALTDATGATATIVNDEAGLPVEVTDPLGAVTRYERDEFGRLVAITDPVGGVERFAYSVDGKLAWHQNPDGSQDRWVLDGEGNNRMHTGAAGGVTRYEYGGFDQPTAQILPDGSRISVSYDGELRVDAVTDGQGRVWRYERDAAGNLVRETDFAGGVTTFGYDAAGRQVERVRPDGQRTTFRYDLAGHLVEQVDGNRTTRFEVSATGQLLSADDGTTRISYERDAVGRVLAETVNGRTVRSAYDAAGRRVHRLTPSGAESAWEFDAAGLPVAARLAGRDLRFVHDAAGREVRRTLGTGATLVQTWTPNSQLASQVITDRASATRQQRSYGYRADGELVALHDQAAGPREFGLDPLGRVTEVRSPRGSESYRYDEAGNITEASWPTAEPDLVGRRTFAGPLVTAAGGTRYGHDRRGRVVLRERTMPGGAKLTWRFTWDGDDRLVAAGVPDGSTWRYTYDALGRRVTKEHLAADGRTPLERVEFTWDGQLLVEEARHTPDGVQATVWDYEPGDYRPLAQRGRAARPGQAWVDTRFDAIVADLTGSPAELVDDQGRITWCARTSVFGVGGPSATPLRFPGQYFDAETGLHYNAQRYYDPVTARYLSPDPLGLAPGPNPYAYVDNPFGQIDPLGLAPQSCGKPKLTIDTNVGNNPIMQSPGGGKYSQSPGGGWYKESAPAGPMKNKKNRPAAGMDNPSWTHQNIRPMFEDALVNKHQMPPGLKTDAQNKWMQKNGQFQTYHQDGTPDQIVPKKNAIMGHNKAAGTYFNETGHKLPIEANKHYNRQGSSYGQVEYSKSSSGTGAHEDKYLPPRPDRGSHPGYTNPAAPGHTGGPWPSYPQAPNGLPPNSSGILPDGTPMPHAPTTERPPNGLPPGHTPPASPIDDRPAKRPRFG; via the coding sequence GTGAGTAATCCACTGGTTGCGCCGGTGAAGGATTCGACCACGGCCATTTCCGGGGTGTCGCTGCTGGAAAGCGCTTCCGACCTGAAGTCGGCGATCGAGAGCGGCGACTGGGCGTCCGTGGCGATGGGCGCGGTGGGGACCGCGCTCGACGCGCTGTCGATGGCGATGGACCCGTTCGGCGCCATCCTCGCCGCCGGTGTCGGGTGGCTGATCGAGCACGTCGGCCCGCTCAAGGAAGCCCTCAACGCGCTGACCGGCAACGCGGACGAGATCGCCGCGCAGGCGGAGACCTGGGCGAACGTCGCCAAGGAGCTGGGAAGCGTGTCCACCGACCTGGTGGACATGGTCAAGGCGGACCTCGGCGGGTGGAGCGGCCCGGCGGCCGACGCCTACCGCCAGCGCGCCGAAGACACTTCGACGCTGATCGCCAGCGCGCAGAAGGGCTGCGAAGGCGCGTCCAGCGGCGTGAAGACGGCCGGCGAGGTCGTCGCGGCGGTCCGCGCCCTGGTGCGCGACATCATCGCCGAACTGATCGGGCACCTGATCTCCTGGGCGTTGCAGGTGGTGTTCACCCTCGGCATCGGGCTGACCTGGGTGGTGCCGCAGGTCATCGGCGCCGTCGCGAAGACCGCGTCGAAGATCAGCCAGCTCACCACCAAGCTGGTCAAGGCGCTCAAGGCGCTGATGCCGCTGCTGAAGCGGGCCGGTGACCTGTTCGGTGACGCGGGCAAGGCGCTGAAGAACATCAAGCCGGGCAAGGCCGCGCCGGCGCCGAAGCACGCCGACATCAACGGCAGCCCCAAGGGCCTGGACGGGCCCAAGGGCAAGGGCGGCGACTCCACCAGCGCCGCCGGTGACCACGGCGGGGGCACCCCGGGCGGCCACAAGGGCGACTCCACCGACACCGCGGGCGACAAGGGCAAGGGTTCCCCGGGCAACGGCGACAGCACCGGTCCCTCCGGCGCCCACGACAAGGGCCCGGGCGGTGGCGGCGAGAAGTCCCCGGGCGGCAACGGTTCCCGGGGCAACCCCGACGGCACCACGCCGCAGGGGATCCGCGGCCAGGGCGAGAACAACCGCTCGATCGGCAACGAGGTCTGCGTGACCGACCCGGTCGCCGTCTCGACCGGGCAGATGGTGATGGAAGAGGTCGACGCCGGTCTCCTCGGCGTGCTGCCCCTGGTGTTCCGGCGGACGCACTTCTCCGGCTACCGCGCGGGAATCTTCCTCGGCGGCAGCTGGGTGTCCACTGTGGACCAGCGGATCGAGGCCGACGAGCGCGGGGTCAGCTTCGCCGCCGAAGACGGCACCCTGCTGCGCTACCCGCTGCCGGGCACGGACGACTGGGTCGTCGCCGAAAGCGGACCGCTGCGCCCGTTGAAGCGCGCGCCGGACGGCGGCTACCTGGTCGACGACCAGGAGCTGGGGCGGCTGCTCTACTTCGCGCCGGGCGGCCGGCGGGCGTTGCTGACCTCGGTGACCGACCGCAACGGCAACGCCTTCGAGATCGTGCGCGCCGACGACGGCCGTCCGCTGGAGATCCGGCACACCGCCGGGCACCGCGTCCGCTTCGAAACCGCCGACGGGCTCGTCACCGCGCTGTTCGCGGTCACCGGCGACGGCGAGGTCGAGCTGGTCCGCTACGCCTACGACCGCCGGAACCTGGTCTCGGTCACCAATCCGTCGGGGCAGCCGATGACCTACACCTACGACCGCGCGGAGCGCATCGTGGGCTGGACCGACCGCAACGGCGAATGGTTCCGCTACCACTACGACCCCGCCGGCCGCGTCGTGCGCACCGAAGGCTCGGGCGGCTTCCTGGACTGCGTGCTCGAGTACGACCCGGACAACCGCGTCACCCGGTCGACCGACGCGCTCGGCCACACCTCCGAATTCCACTACAACGAAGCCGGCCAGGTGACCCGCGAGGTCGACCCGCTCGGGCAGGCGACGGTCTCGGAGTGGGACGCCCGCGGTCACCTGCTGAGCTCGACGGACCCGCTGGGCCGCACCACCCGCTACCGCTACGACGAGCTCGGCAACCTCGTCGCCGAGATCCGTCCGGACGGCACGGAACGCACCTGGGACCGCGCCGCGGACGGCCGGACGCTGGTGCTGCACGAGGCACCCGGCGTCGCGACGCGCCAGGAGTTCGACGAGCGAGGGAACCTCGTCACGGTCGTGGCGCCGGACGGCGCGACCACCCGCTACCGCTACGACGACCGGGGGTTCACGGTCGCGCTGACCGACGCGACCGGGGCCACGGCCACCATCGTCAACGACGAGGCGGGCCTGCCGGTCGAGGTGACCGATCCGCTGGGCGCCGTCACCCGCTACGAACGGGACGAGTTCGGGCGCCTCGTCGCGATCACCGACCCCGTCGGCGGGGTGGAGCGCTTCGCCTACTCCGTCGACGGAAAGCTCGCCTGGCACCAGAACCCCGACGGCAGCCAGGACCGGTGGGTGCTGGACGGCGAGGGCAACAACCGGATGCACACCGGCGCGGCCGGCGGCGTCACCCGCTACGAATACGGCGGTTTCGACCAGCCGACGGCGCAGATCCTGCCGGACGGAAGCCGGATCTCGGTCAGCTACGACGGCGAGCTGCGGGTCGACGCGGTGACCGACGGGCAGGGCCGGGTCTGGCGCTACGAACGGGACGCGGCCGGGAACCTGGTCCGGGAAACCGACTTCGCCGGCGGCGTGACGACGTTCGGCTACGACGCGGCCGGCCGGCAGGTCGAGCGCGTCCGCCCCGACGGGCAGCGCACGACGTTCCGCTACGACCTGGCCGGCCACCTGGTCGAGCAGGTCGACGGAAACCGCACCACCCGGTTCGAGGTCAGCGCCACCGGGCAGCTGCTGTCGGCCGACGACGGCACCACGCGGATCAGCTACGAGCGGGACGCGGTCGGGCGGGTCCTGGCCGAGACGGTCAACGGCCGCACGGTGCGGTCCGCCTACGACGCCGCGGGCCGCCGGGTGCACCGGCTCACGCCGTCCGGCGCGGAAAGCGCGTGGGAGTTCGACGCCGCCGGGCTGCCGGTCGCCGCCCGGCTCGCCGGCCGGGACCTGCGGTTCGTCCACGACGCCGCGGGGCGCGAGGTGCGCCGCACCCTCGGTACCGGCGCCACCCTGGTGCAGACCTGGACGCCGAACTCGCAGCTGGCGTCCCAGGTGATCACCGACCGGGCCAGCGCCACCCGCCAGCAGCGCTCGTACGGCTACCGGGCCGACGGCGAGCTGGTCGCGCTGCACGACCAGGCGGCCGGTCCGCGCGAGTTCGGCCTCGACCCGCTCGGCCGGGTCACGGAGGTGCGTTCACCGCGCGGGTCCGAGTCCTACCGCTACGACGAAGCCGGGAACATCACCGAAGCGTCGTGGCCCACGGCCGAGCCCGACCTCGTCGGGAGGCGAACGTTCGCGGGCCCGCTCGTCACCGCGGCCGGCGGGACGCGGTACGGGCACGACCGGCGCGGCCGGGTCGTGCTGCGCGAACGCACGATGCCGGGCGGCGCGAAGCTGACCTGGCGGTTCACCTGGGACGGCGACGACCGGCTCGTCGCCGCCGGAGTTCCGGACGGCAGCACCTGGCGCTACACCTACGACGCGCTGGGCCGCCGCGTCACCAAGGAGCACCTGGCCGCCGACGGCCGCACGCCGCTCGAACGCGTCGAGTTCACCTGGGACGGGCAGCTGCTGGTCGAGGAGGCCCGGCACACGCCCGACGGCGTGCAGGCCACGGTGTGGGACTACGAGCCCGGCGACTACCGGCCGCTCGCGCAGCGCGGCCGGGCGGCCCGGCCGGGGCAGGCGTGGGTGGACACCCGGTTCGACGCCATCGTCGCCGACCTGACGGGCAGTCCCGCGGAGCTGGTCGACGACCAGGGCCGGATCACGTGGTGTGCCCGCACGAGTGTCTTCGGGGTCGGTGGCCCTTCGGCGACCCCGCTGCGGTTCCCCGGGCAGTACTTCGACGCCGAGACCGGGTTGCACTACAACGCCCAGCGCTACTACGACCCGGTGACCGCGCGCTACCTCAGCCCCGACCCGCTCGGCCTGGCGCCGGGACCCAATCCCTACGCCTACGTGGACAACCCGTTCGGGCAGATCGACCCGCTGGGCCTCGCCCCGCAGTCCTGCGGCAAGCCCAAGCTGACCATCGACACGAACGTGGGGAACAACCCCATCATGCAGTCGCCGGGTGGGGGGAAGTACAGCCAGTCCCCCGGTGGCGGCTGGTACAAGGAGTCGGCGCCGGCAGGGCCGATGAAGAACAAGAAGAACCGGCCGGCGGCGGGCATGGACAACCCCAGCTGGACGCACCAGAACATCCGGCCGATGTTCGAGGACGCCCTGGTCAACAAGCACCAGATGCCGCCCGGTCTCAAGACCGACGCGCAGAACAAGTGGATGCAGAAGAACGGCCAGTTCCAGACCTACCACCAGGACGGCACGCCGGACCAGATCGTCCCCAAGAAGAACGCCATCATGGGGCACAACAAGGCGGCGGGCACCTATTTCAACGAGACCGGGCACAAGCTGCCCATCGAGGCCAACAAGCACTACAACCGGCAGGGCAGCAGCTACGGCCAGGTCGAGTACTCGAAGAGCTCGTCGGGCACCGGCGCGCACGAGGACAAGTACCTGCCCCCGCGCCCCGACCGCGGTTCCCACCCGGGCTACACCAACCCGGCCGCGCCGGGCCACACGGGCGGTCCGTGGCCGTCGTATCCCCAGGCGCCGAACGGCCTGCCGCCGAACTCGTCGGGCATCCTGCCGGACGGCACCCCGATGCCGCACGCGCCGACCACCGAGCGGCCCCCGAACGGCCTTCCCCCGGGCCACACACCACCGGCGTCGCCCATCGACGACCGTCCGGCGAAGCGGCCGAGGTTCGGGTAG
- a CDS encoding serine hydrolase domain-containing protein → MTEIHGKHDRRFDDVRAALEKNVASGEELGASLVVDLDGEVVADLWGGFRDEARTVAWDEHTITNVWSTTKTVTSLAALMLVDRGALDVHEPVAKYWPEFAANGKEDVEVRHLLSHTSGVSGLERPAVVEDLYDLETSTARMAAQAPWWPPGTASGYHATNFGHLVGEVVRRVSGKPLKAFVAEEIAGPLGADFRIGAAEADWGRIADVVPPPPAQFDLEALGPDNVIVKTLTGPAIDARVANTPAWRRAELGAVNGHGNARSVARILSALALGGTVGGVRLLGPGTIDLIFEEQANGVDLGLGVPLRWGIGYGLPLRETVPWIPDGRICFWGGWGGSMIITDLDRRLTIAYMMNRMAPGVIGSDRSGTYVQAIYDALG, encoded by the coding sequence ATGACCGAAATCCACGGAAAGCACGACCGCCGCTTCGACGACGTCCGAGCCGCGCTCGAGAAGAACGTGGCCTCCGGGGAGGAGCTGGGCGCGTCGCTCGTCGTCGACCTCGACGGCGAGGTCGTCGCCGATCTGTGGGGCGGCTTCCGCGACGAGGCCCGCACCGTCGCGTGGGACGAGCACACCATCACGAACGTCTGGTCGACGACGAAGACCGTGACCAGCCTGGCCGCGCTGATGCTCGTCGACCGGGGCGCCCTCGACGTCCACGAGCCGGTCGCGAAGTACTGGCCGGAGTTCGCCGCCAACGGCAAGGAGGACGTCGAGGTCCGGCACCTGCTGTCGCACACGTCCGGCGTCTCCGGCCTCGAGCGGCCCGCGGTGGTCGAGGACCTCTACGACCTCGAGACGTCGACGGCCCGGATGGCGGCGCAGGCACCGTGGTGGCCGCCGGGCACGGCTTCGGGTTATCACGCGACGAACTTCGGGCACCTGGTCGGCGAGGTCGTCCGCCGGGTGAGCGGGAAGCCGCTCAAGGCGTTCGTCGCCGAGGAGATCGCCGGGCCGCTGGGCGCGGACTTCCGGATCGGGGCCGCCGAAGCGGACTGGGGCCGGATCGCCGACGTCGTCCCGCCGCCGCCGGCGCAGTTCGACCTCGAAGCTCTGGGCCCGGACAACGTGATCGTCAAGACGCTGACCGGGCCGGCCATCGACGCGAGGGTCGCCAACACGCCGGCGTGGCGCCGCGCGGAACTCGGCGCGGTGAACGGGCACGGCAACGCGCGCTCGGTCGCGCGGATCCTGTCGGCGCTCGCGCTGGGCGGCACGGTCGGCGGCGTCCGCCTGCTCGGCCCGGGCACGATCGACCTGATCTTCGAGGAGCAGGCCAACGGCGTCGACCTCGGGCTGGGTGTCCCGCTGCGCTGGGGAATCGGCTACGGGCTGCCCCTGCGCGAGACGGTGCCGTGGATCCCGGACGGCCGCATCTGCTTCTGGGGCGGCTGGGGCGGTTCGATGATCATCACGGACCTCGACCGGCGGCTGACGATCGCGTACATGATGAACCGGATGGCCCCCGGCGTCATCGGCTCCGACCGCAGCGGCACGTACGTCCAGGCGATCTACGACGCGCTGGGCTGA
- a CDS encoding TetR family transcriptional regulator — MTGPGLRERKKQQTTDALVDTAYELFRRRGYDATTVDEIAAAVNISPRTFFRYFASKEDLALAPLDQQLTEMMTALAARPAAEPVITAIENAAVEVIRTYETGGDPGKGNRHRSMQDLVAATPALMAACLGRSTGRLDELAELLARRLGVDARLDPRPHLVASISLCAVRTTVGAWQEIHPGTPVSELVHQAFGLLTKGLNHSAE, encoded by the coding sequence ATGACCGGTCCGGGCCTGCGAGAGCGGAAGAAACAGCAGACCACGGACGCTCTCGTCGACACGGCGTACGAGCTGTTCCGCCGGCGGGGCTACGACGCGACGACCGTCGACGAGATCGCGGCCGCCGTGAACATCTCGCCCAGGACGTTCTTCCGGTACTTCGCGTCCAAGGAAGACCTCGCCCTCGCCCCGCTCGACCAGCAGCTCACGGAGATGATGACGGCCCTGGCCGCGCGCCCGGCCGCGGAGCCCGTGATCACCGCCATCGAGAACGCCGCGGTCGAAGTCATCCGGACCTACGAAACCGGCGGGGATCCGGGCAAGGGGAACCGCCACCGGAGCATGCAGGACCTGGTGGCCGCCACTCCCGCGCTCATGGCCGCCTGCCTCGGACGCAGCACCGGCCGCCTGGACGAACTGGCGGAGCTCCTCGCCCGGCGGCTGGGGGTGGACGCCCGCCTCGACCCGCGTCCGCACCTCGTCGCGTCGATCTCGCTGTGCGCGGTCCGGACCACCGTCGGTGCCTGGCAGGAGATCCATCCCGGAACACCGGTCTCGGAACTCGTCCACCAGGCGTTCGGACTGCTCACCAAGGGCTTGAACCACTCGGCGGAATAG